TCGTTATACTGATGCTGATCCTTTCAAAGTAATTTATGTTGATCCTCACGATATCCGATTTGAACAAGGCCTACAATATAATACGCGGGACGGGCCTACTGGATGGGCACGTGTTGTTGAGGGAGATTGGGATAAGAATAAAATCAGGTTTGATGATTGTTTCAAATATAAATCGATCTATAGAAGGTACAAAGAGAAAGTCCCATGGGAAAAGACAGAGTACTACCAGCGATATGTTGAGAAGGTCAAAACAGATCCACCGGTATATGGTTGTGAATCGCCAAATGAAATGAAAGCAAGATTTCAACACCTCGATGATATTTATGAATCTATCCAGGAAAATGGATTCAAAACACAAAAACAACTTTTAGCGAAAAATCCAGATCTAACTCAACGCGATTTAAATGATGGATATCACCCATTAATGAACGAAATTACTGTGAACATCACTCGAAATGGAAATCTCATTTATTCTTGTAGTGGCCGTAATCGGTTATGTATGGCAAAAGTTTCAGATGTTGATAAAGTTCCCGTCCAAGTAAGAACGCGACATAAATCATGGCAAGAAGTGCGAGAAAATATCTTGAGTTCAAGAAATGACCGGAAGAGAATTTCTGATCATCCAGATCTCCAAGATCTCATTCACTAATGGGGACTACTTGCGTCAATATCAAAAACGACTTCTTTGGTGAATTAGAGTTAAGACTATGACTGATGTCTATTTTGTAAACGATACGACTACAGCTAAAAATTGGGGTGCTCGTGGCACTACACGGGCACTGCGAGGATTGGTAGAAGAAACTGGTGCAAATATCACCCATACGCTCTATCTCTCAGAAATGTCTAAGCGAAAACCACTGTTACTACACCACATCTTCCCAGATAGAGTTAGAAGATATATAGTAAAAAATTATGGAATTCAAGAATCGTATCTCTGGTTCCAACGAAACATTACTGGAAAGTCTCATCTTGAGGCTTTCAAGTCTTATGAGTCACTCACCTCAAATTGGGATACCGTACCTGGATCTTGGAACGAATTTGACAACTTTGCTTCCAAAGTTAAAAAAGAAGAATTACTAGAACCTGTCGCTGAAGCCATCCAAGCTACAGATATCGTGGTGATAAATGGTGAAGGGAGTATCTATGATCGGCAGCGGAAAGGACGTATGATGCTATTTGTTGCTTATCTCGCAAAGGAATATTTCGATACAGACACCATTTTGGTTAATCATACGGCCGATTTGTCTGATAAAGAGATGCGGAAGATGGCCGCAAACGTGTACCCGATCCTTGATGATGTGGTGTTCCGTGAACCGGCCTCCGCTGACCATGTAAGCAACGTAATCCAGAATGTAGAGTATCGGACTGCAGCAGATGCAGCATTTGTATACGACCCAATAAAAGACCACAATTCATGGGAAACCGTGGCCAACCGCAACGGTTATTACAGCGTTTGGCCAGATTCGGCGGCTGGATTTGATCTCACAGAAGATTATATCTGTGTCGGTGGAAGTTCTATCTACAATCGTCCAGATCGACCACCGTACGATCCGGTACCAGCGTTCCAGAATCTATGTCAACGCCTCAAATCAGAGGTAGGTCCAGTTGTACTAACGGCATGTTCAGGCGATATCGATATCATCCGACCTATTGCTGATGAGTTGGATCTGCCTGTTATTGGTCCCCGAACCCCCATACAACAACTGGTAGACGTTTTTGGAAACGCATCTTTGTTTATTTCCGGGCGCTGGCATTCAAGCGTGTACGCATTGACTGGGGGAGTCCCAATTATAACGCTAACAGCAAATACACACAAGACAAAAGGAATTCTCGACTTAGTAGGATTGGACCAACCTGTCTTCGACGCACTCGATCTCGATTCAGAGGTTGAGTCAATCGTCAGCTTAGCCGAAGAATTGATCCAATCACCTGTGAAAAAAGATTTACAAAATCGATCTGTTGAACTTTCAGATTCCACTCGAAGTAATATAAGATACATTGAAAAATACCCCCAATAGTATACAAAATTTTACAAGAATATCAGTGCACTATAAGTGAAGTGCGTGAATACGTCTGTAGTCAGGCCTGATACGAGGGTCCTGTCGTTAGTCAACTAGTTGAGGATTTCGCGCAGCCGTTCCGTTGAACTTGGTGCAAAGTAGTAACCGTTGTCGAACGAGGCGTCATTCGTCCCGAGCGACGACGCCAGTTCCTCGGCCAAAGAGATCAGTTCGGTCTCGTGGCGGGGACGATGTCGAAGTCTGGTACTTCCCGTCGAAGCTTCCCGAATTAAACGCCGTCGAAGGATTCTGAGATCAGCTACAAGAGTGGTTCAAGTATTGGCTCGTGCCAGATCTTTCGTCGCTGAAAGACTAAATCTCACGAGGAGTGAACGCGATCAGCGAACCAAACATTTGGCCGTATCTTATCGAGCGTGTCATAGAAAACCGTCCATGGACGGTACTTCCCGAACGAGTCGAAACAGCGGTGTCTGAACGGCCAGAAATAGTCACTTGTTGTATGGTTCTACGCCGAACTCCGGTCATGACTGGAGAGTAACTGACCGGAGAAGTGGTTCACCGCTTCAGACGGACGATCCCACCTGCTTGTTGCCGCCTCTCGAAGAGAGCAGTCGCTCACGGCGTGGCAACTGGCCGTGGGCTGACCAGGGTCGGCCCGCGGCCACAGCCTGTGACGCCGGCACACCAACACCATTCATCTTGATCCTCCAGCGACGCCGTAACTCTGCTTCCAGCTCGTGTCGGATCCAGTCGCAGAACGTCTTGAACGTGAACTCCTCGGGCAGGTCGCGCCCGCCCCGTCGCAGGCGGGCGACGACCGCCCATCGCAGCACCAACCACAAGTTCTCCAGCAGTGCTGCAACGAGCATGATCGCAAACCGCGCGAGGGGATCACGTGTCGTCGTGATCTCTCGTACTTGCCGAAGCAGTCGGTAGCTCGTTTCGATGCCTGAACGCTTCCTGTAGAGGCGTTCGACCTACTTTGCTGATCGATCAATCACGCCGCAAGCCCCGTAGCCACGAACAACCTCACCACTCTTGCCTCGATCTCCTGCGTGATAGGAGACAGCGACCGCGAGCGGGAAGCGCAGTTCCCGCTCGCTGTCCTTGTACATGCGATAGGTCGTCATGTACGACTTGTGGATGTCGAGTTTGTCTTTCATCCGCTCGCTCTTCTTTGGCACGTGGACGACCGTTGCAGCGATCTGACGAGACCGGCGAATGACGCGCTCGTTGTAGAAGCCGCTGTCGGCGAGCAGCAGATCGATCTCGAAGGGATAGTTCTCGACGCGGGCGAGCACGCGCTCGACCGCGTCGGCCTCGTCTTCGTCGTTACGGACGTACGTCATCGCCAGCGTCACCGGCTTTTCGTTTGAGACGACCTACGCTGTACAGTATCGGTGGCAAGTGGTTGTCCCGTCTTTGGGAGCGATCGAGCAGAGTTCGCCTTCATCGACGTAGTGCTCGCCGTGGTAGGGGTTGACGATGAAGTCGATGGAGACGATTCTCGACCCTGACCGGTCGAGAATCGTCATGGCAAGGCGTCTTAGCAGAAGGTTTGCGACAAACTCAAGCCAGTATCGGTCGAGAGTGTGGAGCCACGTCAAGAGGGTGTCGTCACACGGCGTTCCGTCGGTGTCTTTTCAGGTTTCCCAGATCGAAGTTTCGTTGACACAGGCTAAGATAACGACGAGCCAGATATCGCCGGGGTTGAGGGGGCTCCCCCCGACACCCGGCAACGGGAGCGGAGTGATGACTTCTTCCGCTACGCCTTTTACGTCCGAGGCCGAAAGGTATTCGTCTGGGTCTGGTATGCTGAACACATCCTGATCCAGACACTTTCTCGTGGTTAACTCGGCGATTCAATCTGACCGATTACGTTAGTTGGGAAGTACCGAAATCAGTGATGAACCGCGAGAGCGTCCACCGGGACGGTGGGCGCTCGAAGCCGCATTGTCGCCACACGTCTTCGTTGCGGAGTTCTCGCGCTATTGGGCGTAGTCCGTAAATATCGTTGTAGAAGCAGTGAAGAACAGCTTTCAGCAACTCTGGGGGCTCATGGACCCGTGTTCGCCCCCGATCGAGGGGGCGAACACGGGCAAGTCAATGAGAAAGGAGAGATCAAGGTGTTCGAACAGCGCTGTCGTCTCTGTTTCCAGTGCTTTGAAGACCTGTTCGACCGTATCGTTATCTGGTAGGACGGCTTTGGTCGTAGACACATCAAATTCGTCCTACCGCTTTCCTTGTGAAGACTTCTGCACCACTCCTCTTAATCACTATCAATAACTGATTCAAAATCAATTCTGGGATGGATCTCTAGTTCTCCACCAATAGTAGCGTTATAAATTTGGGCTTCTCTTTCCATTAATTTATCACGAGCTAATAAATGTGCCCTCCTTTGGCGATCATCCTCCCCAATCATAATCGTGCTGGTACCATATCCGTCAAAATGTGGATCTTTCGCACTAAGCAGCCTTGGGATGTGGCTTGTAAACCAACCATATAGGCCATTAAAAAAAGATAAAAGTTTATTATTTGATTCTAATATAAAATGCAAATATAATAAGCTTGTTGAATCATATTTCCCTCTATTATTCCTTTTATAGGAATATGGATTACTACCAGAAGCAAATAACAAATGTTGATTACCGATCTCGACTGCAGCTAGATTCAATATAGATTTGATAGGGTGATCAGAATTTCTTATGAATTCAGAATAGATACTCAGAGGATACTCACCGCTATAATCGGATAGATTATTATTAAGGAACTTAATGGGGTCCCCACTATCTTCAAATAACAGGTAGTCTATATCCATTCCTAGGTCACATCCTATAAGGATTATTTTTTCAAATCCCATATAATATGCCATTTGATAAAGAGGATAAATTGAAGAATTATACAAATATACATAATCTGATAATTGATCCGACCAATAACTTCTCGCTTCATTCGGAATGGAGACGTTATCGAAACATTCAATAAGTGGATCATTATCTGGATGACATACATCAATAGGAATCGTACCCTTATACTCTGAAAGTATTTCTTGTCTTTTCGAATTTATAAAACATGTAGTACTATATCCCACAACATTTGACATGTCGTTGGTTTTAATATCATCAGTCATACTTGATAAAAGATAATAATCGGGCCTCCATTCTGTACTATCGTATATTTTATAAATTTTGTTTGTGGCTATTGTGTATTCGTCTTGTAATTGTTTAAGCGGTGTCTTAGCCAAACTAGGTCCATTCCCAACAATAAATACCCTCTCTCCAGAATGGATATCCTCATAGTCACCAACCTTATTTTCAGTCATTTCCAGATACAAAGACGAACATATTATCTTTTATCCATGTGGATTTTTCAAGGTTAAGATTTTGTTTAAGTCTAGTTTCTATCATATTATCTCGTATATATCCTTTTTCTTCAAACTTTTTTTCCCAGTAGGAATCTTTTTTAAGGTTTATGTGGTGTGTGCCCTGTTGACCTGGTGGTGCAGCCGTAAAGAACACACTTTCAGCTGAGTCAGTAAGTGAGGCAACAAGTTGATTAGCATATCGTTCTGGTATATGTTCTGCAACTTCGATGCAAAGTGCTAGATCCCTCTGTTTAGTGATTTCATACGGCTCTCGAAGGTCATGTTCCTCCAGATATTCATTTGGTATTAATGAATACTCAAAAGCTGTTGTATTTCCTTCAATTCCACAGACCTCAATTCCATGTTCGTGAAACCATTCTAAATGACCACCGATAGCACAGCCAAAATCAATTACTGATTCCGGTTCAAACTCATCATATAAGACTCGACTTACTTCGCGTGCATCCGAACGCCACGGGTCTTTTTTTCGTTTCCTGTAGTAGTCGTTATTGTATATTTTATTGGGACCAATAATTCCATATCCATCTCCAATTTTATAAAGTTTGTCACGGATATATTTTGCACTTTGTTTAATTTGTTCTAAAGTTACACTCAGATACAAAACCATCTGCCTATACGTCAAAATGAGGCGGAGTCTTAAATGGATAACGTATGACTTTTATCCGGGGTGAGAGCTTGTCCGAAAAACATCGGACACTCCTCTGTGAAATTGCGGTTCCACCTGAAACGCCCTCCTAATTTAACTAACTGCAAGTCCATCATTTCAATAGAATGGCTGTGTTGAATCACTAGACTGCGGCGGAACAAGCCAGTAAATCAAAGGCGTTGAAGCGGGAGACTCCGGTTGCCTATGACCGGTACTTCCCGAACGAGTCGAAACAGCGGTGTCTGAACGCCCTGAAATAGTCACTTCTTGTATGGTTCTACGCCGAACTCCCGTCATGACTGGAGAGTAACTGACTAGAGAAGCGATTCACCGCTTCAGACGGACGATCTCACCCGCTTGTTGCCGCCTATCGAAGAGAGCAGTCGCTCACGGCGTGGCAGACTGGCCGTGGGCTGACCCCGGTCAGCCCGCGGCCACAGCCTGTGACGCCGGCACACCAACTCCATTCATCTTGAGTCTCCACCGACGCCGTAACTCTGCTTCCAGTTCGTGTCGAATCCAGTCGCAGAACGTCTTGAACGTGAACTCCTCGGGCAGGTCGCGCCCGCCCCGCCGCGGGCGGGCGACGACCGCCCATCGCAGCACCAACCACAGATTCTCCAGCAGCGCTGCAACGAGCATGATCGCAAACCGCACGACGGGATCACGTGTCGTCGTGATCCCTCGTGCTTGCCGAAGCAGTCGGTAGCTCGTTTCGATGCCTGATCGCTTTCTGTAGAGGCGTTCGACCTGCTTTGCTGATCGATCAGTCACGCCGCAAGCCACGTAGCCTCGGACAACCTCGCCGTGCTTGCCCCGATTACCGTTCTGGTAGGAAACAGCGACCGCGAGCGGGAAGCGCAGTTCCCGCTCGCTGTCCTTGTACATGCGGTAGGTCGTCATGTACGACTTGTGGACGTCGAGTTTGTCCTTCATCCGCTCACCCTTCTTGGGGACGTGAACGACCGTTGCAGCGATCTCACGAGACCGGCGGATGACGCGCTCGTTGTAGAAGCCGCTGTCGGCAAGCAAAAGATCGATCTCGAACGGATAGTTCTCGACGCGGGCGAGCACGCGCTCGACCGCGTCGGCCTCGTCTTCGTCGTTGCGGACGTACGTCATCGCCAGAGTCACCGGCTTTTCGTTTGAGACAACGTATGCCGTACAGTACCGATGGCACGTGGTCGTGCCATCTTTCGGAGCCATCGAGCAGAGTTCACCTTCATCGACGTAGTGATCACCGTGGTAGGGATTGTCGATGAAGTCGATGGAGACGATTCTCGACCGGTCTGGGTCGAGAATCGTCATAGCAAGGCGTTTAAGCAGGAGGTTAGCGACGACTTCGAGCCACTCACGGTTGAGGGTGTGGAGCCACGTGAAGGTGGTGTCGTCACATGGCGTTCCGTCGGTGTCTTTGCAGGTTTCCCAGATCGAGGTCTCGTTGACGCAGGCTAATATGACGACGAGCCAGATGTCGCCGGGGTCGAGGGGGCTCCCCTCGACACCCGGCAACGGGAGTGGAGTGATGACTTCTTCCGCTACATCTTTGACGTCCGATGCCGAAAGATAACCGTCTGGTTCGGGGATCTTGAACACATCCAGAACCAGACACTTTCTCGTGGTTAATCCGACGATTCAATTCCACTGATTACGCCGGTTGGGAAGTACCGATGACGGCTGTGTTGAATCGCCATAAGGCAGTGGAATTCACTGTTTTACGGCACGCTTGATGTTGTAGACGACACACATCAGGGCAATTTCTCGAAACTCACGGAACCAAGATCGCGCTCGCACGGCGATAGTGATTAGGATAAGAACTGCAAGCGATTTCCGAGGAAATCGTCGATCCAAGACCGAGCGAAGCTTAGTCGTGAGGTGAGTTCCTCGAAGAGATCTTCGACGAGAGCGCGGAATTCGGTCGCGCTCTCGACGATGAGCGGTGAGGCTTCCCATTTCAACTGTTTCCAGACCTGTTCGATTGGGTTGAGGTCTGGCGATCCAACGGGTAAAAAGACGAGATCGATACCGAGTTGATGGGCACGTTTCCGCGTGTACTCACACGTGTGTGCGAAGTGGTTATCCAACACGAGCAGAATCCGCACGGCGGGATTCTGCTCGCGGACCCGTTCGAGCACTCGCAGATCCGTTCTTTCGTCTGATCTTCGGGGAAGCTAACCACGCTTTCTCCCTCAAGCGCATAGAAGCCGACCGCTGGTTCATGGAGATTCACCAGCGGTCGTTCAATATGCGGATCATCGACGTACCACAGCCGGTGAGAATTGTCCCACGGCTGTGGATGTGACGCATCAAAAAATCCCAGTACAGTACCGCCGTCTGTGCAGATATCGTCGTCAACCACCCAACCTTCCTCCTCGTCACCTTTGCGTTTGTTATGAGGCTCATCGGTGTTACCCTCGTCGAGCGCGTCGGCGACGCGCTCGTCGAGAATTTCTTCGGCATCATCCGGTCGTGAAGGCCGTTTAGTTCGAGGTATAGAGTAGGAGAGACCAAGATCGTCGAGAAATTGACTGAGGTAAACCGGATGGTACTCAACGTCGAACTCTTCGTTAAGGAGATGCTGGATCTCCTGTGATTTCCACGGTTGTCCATCACGAAGGAGTTCAAGGAGCTGTTGTTGTTCGGTTTCGCCGAGCTTCGGGGGACGTCCGTCCCCGAAGTTCGGCGTAAGAAGTCCGAGACCACCCTCGTTCCAGCGTCGTGCCCAGCGACTCCCAGTTGATTCTGACTTGCCGACACGGTTGGCTGCCTCTTCGAGAGTATCGCCTCGATAGAGATTCTTGATGAAGATGAGACGCTTGCTGATCTTTTCATCGTCTGTTTCGGCCAACAGGCGGTCGAGATCGTCCTCACTCAAGTGACGGACGATCTCTTTCCGACGCTTCTCGCTCATTGAGTGAACTTCTCACGCCATCCCCATAACTTCCCTTACGTACTAGCCAGCCCAGGTCAGCACGCCATCGCCTACTGGCAAGACTACTCTGTCCCAACTCACAGTACAGCTGTCGCTGTCTTCGCTCGTGTTCTCTCGTTTCAGTGATCGACATGACGACTGAACCGACCGATGAATCATCTCACCGACTCTCCGAGTTATCCAAATCAGCAACTACTGTTTAGGTGTGCGATCGTCTCGACCGGTTCAAAGAGTCCGATAGCGGCTAAATTCACACAAACCAACCAAGCGAATCTAGAGAAGGCGATGCTCGTCACGCGTGATGCGCCGATTTCTCCCCCGAAGTATCGCAAGAGTCACCAACACATTTGACTTCATTTTTGATCACAGGAACGGGTATGGTAAATACAAAATTATATTTCAATGTCGTCTGTATATCGCGTTTTCGTATCGATAACTTAAACTAAACAACGAATGAATTAGAAACCGTGATTTCGGTAACACACAATTTGATCATGCGGCCGACATCAACAATCGAAAGACACGTCACATCCACTGCTCTGTACAAGGAATAAATGAGTGGTATAACTGAAGCTGTCCCACATATCAGTGTGGTCATCCCGACGTACGAACGCCCAGAGTTCCTTCGAGGTGCGATAGAGACAGCTCTTGGACAGACCCACAACGATCTTGATATCGTCGTGGTAGATGACGGATCATCTGAACAATATGCTGAGGAAATAGTCGCCGAGTTTCCAGAGATAGTCCGCTGTGTTCGTCATAAGGAGAACAAGGGACTTTCAGCAGCTCGAAACACCGGTGTCAGCGAATCCAGCAGCGAGTACATAGCCTTTCTTGACGACGACGACCGATGGCACCGGGAAAAAATCGCTCGTCAAGTAGACGCGCTTGAGCGAAACGACACGGCCGGTATAGCCACTTGTCTCGTTGGTGCAATCACACCAAACAACGAACTCATCCACTGCGAGCAAAGCGCACCAAGTGGAGACTGCTCAGAGACCATTCTCGTAGGGAATCAGATCGGAACCCCGTCACGCGTTCTCGTTCGTCGAGATGCCTTCAAGGATGTCGGCGGCTTCGACGAATCACTCCCGACGAAACAGGACTGGGATTTCTACATCCGACTCTGTCAACAGTGGACGGTTGCTGCGGTACCGGAACACCTCTGTTTCAGGATGGTTCACCAGAGTATGTCTAGTTCACCGGAATCCGCGAAACGAGACAATGCCGCGATACTAGACAAACACGCCGCGTTGCTACGTAAACAAGATAGGTGGGAGAAAGCGCAAGCAGAGGTTGCAGAACGAGTGGGAAGAGCGTATTTACGAAACGGAAAACAGCCCAGTGCGCGGGAACAGTTTGAGAGGTCCCTACGATTCGACCCAACCATTCAACGGGCCGTACTGTATCTACTCACTGTCACACCACCCGCCGTCGTCAAAAAGCTACGAAAGATAAAAAGGCAACGTTCAATTCGGAAAAGCGGCTGTGACGATATGTTGACAACAGATGAGGTGAAGTTTACTGATGAGAAAGATATTATATGAGCAGAATAAAACGCATTAGACGAGCCCTCAAGAGTCCGCGACTATTCATCCGAGGCTTCAATAGGCTCTATCACCGCCGTGGAGGATCACGATCCGAAAACACCGCTGGCATAGGGGTGTTCAACGAGGACTGGGATACTCTCGTTGTGCTTGATGCCTGCCGGTACGATATGTTCGAGTCGACGAGTCAACTCGATGGGAGACTATCGTCACGCGGTTCTAAAGGTTCGTCGACTACGGAGTGGCTGCAAGCGAATTTTGACGGTCGCGATCTTCGAGATACCGTCTACGTCACGAGTAATCCCCAGCTCGAACGAAACCGAGATCGATGGGACATCACGCTTCACGAAACTATCAACGTCTGGCTCAATGACGGTTGGGACGACGAGACGGGGACAGTACTCGCCGAAACAATGAACGAAGCAGCCCTTGACGCCGCCGAACGATTCCCACACAAGCGTCTCGTCGTCCATTACATGCAACCTCACTATCCATTCGTTCCAGTTGACACTGAGTTCGACAAAGACCATCTTAGGCAGATAACCAGCACCGAATCTGGACCAACGGGGGAAAACGTCTGGAATCAAAAATTCATCGGTACTCTTGATGTATCTCGGGACGACCTTTGGACGATGTACGTAAGGAATCTCGAATATGTACTCGAGCACGTCGAAGAATTATTGGAAGAACTCTCAGGGAAGACAGTAGTCACAGGAGATC
The Halalkaliarchaeum desulfuricum DNA segment above includes these coding regions:
- a CDS encoding polysaccharide pyruvyl transferase family protein; translation: MTDVYFVNDTTTAKNWGARGTTRALRGLVEETGANITHTLYLSEMSKRKPLLLHHIFPDRVRRYIVKNYGIQESYLWFQRNITGKSHLEAFKSYESLTSNWDTVPGSWNEFDNFASKVKKEELLEPVAEAIQATDIVVINGEGSIYDRQRKGRMMLFVAYLAKEYFDTDTILVNHTADLSDKEMRKMAANVYPILDDVVFREPASADHVSNVIQNVEYRTAADAAFVYDPIKDHNSWETVANRNGYYSVWPDSAAGFDLTEDYICVGGSSIYNRPDRPPYDPVPAFQNLCQRLKSEVGPVVLTACSGDIDIIRPIADELDLPVIGPRTPIQQLVDVFGNASLFISGRWHSSVYALTGGVPIITLTANTHKTKGILDLVGLDQPVFDALDLDSEVESIVSLAEELIQSPVKKDLQNRSVELSDSTRSNIRYIEKYPQ
- a CDS encoding 6-hydroxymethylpterin diphosphokinase MptE-like protein; protein product: MTENKVGDYEDIHSGERVFIVGNGPSLAKTPLKQLQDEYTIATNKIYKIYDSTEWRPDYYLLSSMTDDIKTNDMSNVVGYSTTCFINSKRQEILSEYKGTIPIDVCHPDNDPLIECFDNVSIPNEARSYWSDQLSDYVYLYNSSIYPLYQMAYYMGFEKIILIGCDLGMDIDYLLFEDSGDPIKFLNNNLSDYSGEYPLSIYSEFIRNSDHPIKSILNLAAVEIGNQHLLFASGSNPYSYKRNNRGKYDSTSLLYLHFILESNNKLLSFFNGLYGWFTSHIPRLLSAKDPHFDGYGTSTIMIGEDDRQRRAHLLARDKLMEREAQIYNATIGGELEIHPRIDFESVIDSD
- a CDS encoding class I SAM-dependent methyltransferase: MVLYLSVTLEQIKQSAKYIRDKLYKIGDGYGIIGPNKIYNNDYYRKRKKDPWRSDAREVSRVLYDEFEPESVIDFGCAIGGHLEWFHEHGIEVCGIEGNTTAFEYSLIPNEYLEEHDLREPYEITKQRDLALCIEVAEHIPERYANQLVASLTDSAESVFFTAAPPGQQGTHHINLKKDSYWEKKFEEKGYIRDNMIETRLKQNLNLEKSTWIKDNMFVFVSGND
- a CDS encoding ISH3 family transposase produces the protein MFKIPEPDGYLSASDVKDVAEEVITPLPLPGVEGSPLDPGDIWLVVILACVNETSIWETCKDTDGTPCDDTTFTWLHTLNREWLEVVANLLLKRLAMTILDPDRSRIVSIDFIDNPYHGDHYVDEGELCSMAPKDGTTTCHRYCTAYVVSNEKPVTLAMTYVRNDEDEADAVERVLARVENYPFEIDLLLADSGFYNERVIRRSREIAATVVHVPKKGERMKDKLDVHKSYMTTYRMYKDSERELRFPLAVAVSYQNGNRGKHGEVVRGYVACGVTDRSAKQVERLYRKRSGIETSYRLLRQARGITTTRDPVVRFAIMLVAALLENLWLVLRWAVVARPRRGGRDLPEEFTFKTFCDWIRHELEAELRRRWRLKMNGVGVPASQAVAAG
- a CDS encoding glycosyltransferase, giving the protein MVIPTYERPEFLRGAIETALGQTHNDLDIVVVDDGSSEQYAEEIVAEFPEIVRCVRHKENKGLSAARNTGVSESSSEYIAFLDDDDRWHREKIARQVDALERNDTAGIATCLVGAITPNNELIHCEQSAPSGDCSETILVGNQIGTPSRVLVRRDAFKDVGGFDESLPTKQDWDFYIRLCQQWTVAAVPEHLCFRMVHQSMSSSPESAKRDNAAILDKHAALLRKQDRWEKAQAEVAERVGRAYLRNGKQPSAREQFERSLRFDPTIQRAVLYLLTVTPPAVVKKLRKIKRQRSIRKSGCDDMLTTDEVKFTDEKDII
- a CDS encoding alkaline phosphatase family protein; protein product: MFNEDWDTLVVLDACRYDMFESTSQLDGRLSSRGSKGSSTTEWLQANFDGRDLRDTVYVTSNPQLERNRDRWDITLHETINVWLNDGWDDETGTVLAETMNEAALDAAERFPHKRLVVHYMQPHYPFVPVDTEFDKDHLRQITSTESGPTGENVWNQKFIGTLDVSRDDLWTMYVRNLEYVLEHVEELLEELSGKTVVTGDHGNYVGERASPIPIREYGHPRGLYDEPVVRVPWLEYNRGERREIIADSVQSERNEVESEKVINRLRDLGYTE